One window of Cystobacter fuscus DSM 2262 genomic DNA carries:
- a CDS encoding cytochrome d ubiquinol oxidase subunit II, protein MPTELLLGGVLVAALVLYALFGGADFGGGVWDLLASGPRQAKQRELIARALGPVWEVNHVWLILAVVILFSAFPRAFAALSVALHVPLTLLLLGIVFRGTAFTFRTYDARADRVQRRWGLVFSGASVLSPAVLGLCVGAMAGGELGGGERGLFSGWLSPFALAVGVFALCLFAFLAAVYLTAETSEPALQEDFRRRALGAGVAVFVAALGVLVLARGGAPRVWEGLTTSSYALVLHAATAVVAVLAFGLLLTRRFAWARVAAAAQVGLIVAGWAASQYPYLVVPDLTLQSAAASPVAQRVLLMALAVGAALIFPSLLLLFRVFRAPPRTS, encoded by the coding sequence ATGCCCACTGAACTGCTGCTGGGAGGCGTGTTGGTGGCCGCCCTCGTCCTCTACGCGCTCTTCGGGGGCGCGGACTTCGGGGGCGGGGTGTGGGACCTGTTGGCCTCGGGGCCGCGCCAGGCGAAGCAGCGGGAGTTGATCGCTCGGGCGCTCGGGCCGGTGTGGGAGGTGAACCACGTCTGGCTCATCCTCGCCGTCGTCATCCTCTTCTCGGCGTTTCCCCGGGCCTTCGCGGCGCTGTCGGTGGCGCTGCACGTGCCGCTGACGCTGCTGCTGCTGGGCATCGTGTTCCGCGGCACGGCCTTCACCTTCCGCACCTACGACGCGCGAGCGGACAGGGTGCAGCGCCGCTGGGGGCTCGTCTTCAGCGGGGCGAGCGTGCTGTCGCCGGCGGTGCTCGGGCTGTGCGTGGGGGCCATGGCGGGGGGCGAACTGGGAGGAGGGGAGCGCGGCCTGTTCTCCGGGTGGCTGTCGCCCTTCGCGCTGGCGGTGGGGGTGTTCGCGTTGTGCCTGTTCGCCTTCCTGGCGGCGGTGTACCTCACGGCGGAGACGAGCGAGCCGGCGCTCCAGGAGGACTTCCGGCGCCGGGCGCTGGGGGCGGGGGTGGCGGTGTTCGTGGCGGCGCTGGGGGTGCTGGTGCTCGCGCGGGGGGGAGCGCCCCGGGTGTGGGAGGGGCTGACGACCTCGTCCTATGCGCTGGTGCTGCACGCGGCGACGGCCGTGGTGGCGGTGCTTGCCTTCGGGCTGCTGCTCACCCGGCGCTTCGCGTGGGCGCGCGTGGCGGCCGCGGCGCAGGTGGGCCTCATCGTCGCCGGATGGGCGGCCTCGCAGTACCCGTACCTCGTGGTGCCGGACCTCACCCTCCAGTCAGCGGCGGCCTCGCCCGTGGCCCAGCGCGTCCTGTTGATGGCGCTCGCGGTGGGCGCCGCGCTCATCTTCCCCTCGTTGCTGTTGCTGTTCCGGGTCTTCCGCGCGCCTCCCAGGACGTCCTGA
- the sitI6 gene encoding SitI6 family double-CXXCG motif immunity protein, translating into MRYFRVEEDRSSRYTGDVDGAHKWGLPGIFCCPVCQATWSGGSKTYPSVDLTSVSQRADFEEARAEPIEEYERLSEMVRPHLPSGAIVEPGSSFGPLVGTARGSFGSFVTPVPWWLLVRREALEKLQAEGLRGLKGCPTQLRFRQRVSPELLELELLPVGRLHPDCLPPERKPPCARCGRRGVRLPETLLLDAATLPRDLDVFRLEDFSTVILCSERFADACLRLELDGVSFHPLPAK; encoded by the coding sequence ATGAGGTATTTCAGAGTCGAGGAGGATAGGTCCTCGCGCTACACGGGTGATGTTGATGGCGCGCACAAGTGGGGGCTTCCAGGCATCTTCTGTTGCCCTGTCTGTCAGGCCACCTGGAGCGGCGGCTCCAAGACGTACCCCTCGGTGGATTTGACATCAGTCTCCCAGAGAGCTGACTTCGAAGAAGCCCGGGCCGAGCCCATCGAGGAGTACGAAAGACTGAGTGAGATGGTACGCCCGCACCTTCCTTCCGGCGCCATCGTGGAGCCGGGCTCTTCCTTTGGTCCGCTCGTGGGAACGGCACGGGGTTCCTTCGGGTCGTTCGTCACGCCGGTTCCCTGGTGGCTACTGGTTCGGCGTGAGGCATTGGAGAAACTCCAGGCCGAGGGTCTACGCGGTCTCAAGGGATGCCCAACCCAATTGCGCTTTCGCCAGCGTGTTTCGCCAGAGTTGCTGGAACTGGAACTCCTCCCCGTGGGCCGGCTCCACCCGGATTGTTTGCCCCCGGAGCGCAAACCGCCCTGCGCTCGCTGTGGCCGCCGTGGTGTTCGCCTGCCCGAAACCCTCTTGCTGGACGCCGCGACCCTTCCCCGCGATCTGGACGTCTTCCGGCTGGAGGACTTCTCCACCGTCATCCTCTGCTCTGAACGGTTTGCCGATGCCTGTCTGCGCCTGGAACTCGACGGTGTGAGCTTTCATCCCCTGCCCGCGAAGTGA
- a CDS encoding DUF488 domain-containing protein, with the protein MGTERPRRRAPGWAKARIYTVGHSTRSAEELVELLQAHGIQTLVDIRTVPRSRTNPQFNRDTLPRTLARADIRYVHMARLGGLRRARADSPNGAWRNASFRGYADYMLTDEFTRGLEELRELTPDGPLALMCAEAVRWRCHRSLVADALFARGVEVRHITSRTRAEPHKLTPFARLHGRQVLYPEDSTSSADLSAPSESGR; encoded by the coding sequence ATGGGCACGGAGCGACCGAGACGCAGGGCGCCGGGCTGGGCGAAGGCGCGCATCTACACGGTGGGCCATTCCACGCGCTCGGCGGAGGAGTTGGTGGAACTGCTCCAGGCGCATGGCATCCAGACGCTCGTGGACATCCGCACGGTGCCCCGCTCGCGGACGAATCCCCAGTTCAACCGGGACACGCTGCCCCGGACGCTCGCGCGGGCGGACATCCGGTACGTGCACATGGCGAGGCTCGGAGGACTGCGGCGCGCGCGGGCGGACTCCCCCAACGGCGCGTGGCGCAACGCCAGTTTCCGAGGCTACGCCGACTACATGCTGACGGACGAGTTCACGCGGGGGCTCGAGGAGCTGCGGGAACTGACTCCGGACGGGCCGCTGGCGCTCATGTGCGCCGAGGCGGTGCGCTGGCGGTGTCACCGCTCGCTCGTGGCGGACGCGCTGTTCGCCCGGGGCGTGGAGGTGCGGCACATCACCAGCCGCACCCGCGCCGAGCCGCACAAGCTCACCCCCTTCGCGCGGCTGCACGGCAGACAGGTGCTCTATCCCGAGGACAGTACTTCGTCCGCGGACCTGTCCGCGCCCAGTGAATCGGGGCGCTGA
- a CDS encoding R3H domain-containing nucleic acid-binding protein → MSPRATVPPDDFLLLVGVLPEVLQDAVREMPPGEVLEVVMDLGRPPEARLVGGVARLSEAPVTRKELEQVIAQVGSVGEDNRAGIERTLHRVSAIRNRRGKVVGLTLRVGRAIFGTIDMLKDLIASGQNILLLGRPGVGKTTKLREVARVLADDLGKRVMVVDTSNEIGGDGDIPHPGIGGARRMQVSRPDRQHDVMIEAVENHMPEAIIVDEIGTSAEAAAARTIAERGVQLVATAHGNTLENLVLNPTLSDLVGGVHTVTLSDEEARRRHTQKTITERKGPPTFDVVVEMVSRDEVRVHGDTAEAVDRLLAGEVPGGEQRQLVGGQVEVKPASPVDSPRPARGAPSPARPPPPPLRPLAAPSRLASGKARPAAPEAPRPESLSREEVERRHPGLRQGTTRLYAHAVSRDLLERVLRDLAVDAKVIGRLESADLILTLRSRANDPKLRKLAGKAGVPVLAIKRNSSSEMRRVLRDAFLLAEGENEERIREAVLEAEEAIQRVLGESVVVPLAPRPPRLRKLQHRLVSRYHLEAISHGSEPQRHLVIYPLGALVDAPRESEFEDEEADDEGAEQPATN, encoded by the coding sequence ATGAGTCCACGTGCCACCGTTCCCCCTGATGACTTCCTTCTCCTCGTGGGCGTGCTTCCCGAGGTGCTGCAGGACGCGGTCCGGGAAATGCCGCCCGGCGAGGTGCTCGAGGTGGTGATGGACCTGGGGCGCCCGCCCGAGGCGCGGCTCGTCGGGGGAGTGGCCAGGCTGTCCGAGGCCCCCGTCACCCGCAAGGAACTGGAGCAGGTGATCGCCCAGGTGGGCAGCGTGGGCGAGGACAACCGCGCCGGCATCGAGCGCACGCTCCACCGCGTCTCCGCCATCCGCAACCGGCGGGGCAAGGTGGTGGGCCTCACGCTGCGCGTGGGCCGCGCCATCTTCGGCACCATCGACATGCTCAAGGATCTCATCGCCTCGGGCCAGAACATCCTGCTGCTCGGCCGGCCCGGGGTGGGCAAGACGACGAAGCTGCGCGAGGTGGCGCGTGTGCTCGCCGATGACCTGGGCAAGCGCGTCATGGTGGTGGACACCTCCAACGAGATTGGCGGCGATGGCGACATTCCCCACCCGGGCATCGGCGGCGCGCGCCGCATGCAGGTGTCGCGGCCGGATCGCCAGCACGACGTGATGATCGAGGCGGTGGAGAACCACATGCCCGAGGCCATCATCGTCGACGAGATTGGCACCTCGGCCGAGGCCGCCGCGGCGCGCACCATCGCCGAGCGGGGCGTGCAACTGGTGGCGACGGCCCACGGCAACACCCTGGAGAACCTGGTGCTCAACCCCACGCTGTCCGACCTCGTCGGCGGCGTGCACACCGTCACGCTCAGCGACGAGGAGGCCCGGCGGCGCCACACCCAGAAGACGATCACCGAGCGCAAGGGGCCGCCCACCTTCGACGTGGTGGTGGAGATGGTGAGCCGCGACGAGGTGCGGGTGCACGGCGATACCGCCGAGGCCGTGGACCGGCTGCTGGCCGGAGAAGTCCCCGGAGGCGAGCAGCGCCAGCTCGTCGGGGGACAGGTGGAGGTGAAGCCGGCCTCCCCGGTGGACAGCCCCCGGCCGGCCCGGGGCGCCCCGTCGCCGGCCCGGCCGCCGCCCCCGCCGCTGCGTCCGCTCGCCGCTCCGTCCCGGCTCGCCTCGGGCAAGGCCCGGCCCGCGGCGCCGGAAGCCCCGCGCCCCGAGTCCCTCTCCCGGGAGGAGGTGGAGCGCAGACATCCGGGACTGCGTCAGGGCACCACGCGTCTGTACGCGCACGCGGTCAGCCGGGATCTGCTCGAGCGGGTGCTGCGCGACCTCGCGGTGGACGCGAAGGTCATCGGCCGCCTGGAGAGCGCGGACCTCATCCTCACGCTGCGCTCGCGGGCCAATGATCCGAAGCTGCGCAAGCTCGCGGGCAAGGCGGGGGTGCCGGTGCTGGCCATCAAGCGCAACAGCTCGTCGGAGATGCGGCGGGTGTTGCGCGACGCGTTCCTCTTGGCCGAGGGGGAGAACGAGGAGCGCATTCGCGAGGCGGTGCTGGAGGCCGAGGAGGCCATCCAGCGTGTCCTGGGCGAGTCGGTGGTGGTGCCGCTGGCCCCGAGACCTCCGCGGCTGCGCAAGCTCCAGCACCGGCTCGTGTCGCGCTACCACCTGGAGGCGATCAGCCACGGCAGCGAGCCCCAGCGCCACCTCGTCATCTACCCGCTCGGAGCCCTGGTGGACGCGCCGCGCGAGTCGGAGTTCGAGGACGAGGAGGCGGACGACGAGGGGGCCGAGCAGCCCGCGACGAACTGA
- a CDS encoding cytochrome ubiquinol oxidase subunit I, with product MDLLYARAQMGLSLAFHILFAAAGIALPLLMVLSDLKAWRTRDADYTALSVKLAKGTAILFAVGAVSGTVLSFELGLLWPGFMGTWGEVIGLPFALEGTAFFTEAVFLGIYLYGRDRISPGLHLFSGVMVALSGAASAFFVTLVNTFMNDPVGFTLTATGPVDVDPVAAMFSPGWVHQTTHTLVACYQASAFAMVGIHALVLLRHPGLTFHRKALSVALPLACLSALVQPLVGHQSAEHVARAQPVKLAAAEALFETQRGAPLSVGGLPDMETGTLRYALELPRGLSLLAFSDPNAEVKGLEEFPRDEWPPVTKVHLAFQVMVGAGGAMALLALVTLALRWRQGAWPEGRRMLGAWLVCGPLGAVAMEAGWLVTEWGRQPWILRGVMRTADAVTPVGALAVPFWTFTLVYLFLGVMVVFLLVRQVAGTVPHGREPHEVAHAH from the coding sequence ATGGATCTGCTCTACGCGCGCGCACAGATGGGGCTGTCCCTCGCCTTCCACATCCTCTTCGCGGCCGCGGGCATCGCCCTGCCGCTGTTGATGGTGCTCAGTGACTTGAAGGCGTGGCGGACGAGGGATGCGGACTACACGGCGCTGAGCGTGAAGCTGGCGAAGGGGACGGCCATCCTGTTCGCGGTGGGGGCGGTGAGCGGCACGGTGCTGTCGTTCGAGCTGGGGCTGTTGTGGCCCGGCTTCATGGGCACCTGGGGCGAGGTCATCGGCCTGCCGTTCGCGCTGGAGGGGACGGCCTTCTTCACCGAGGCGGTGTTCCTGGGCATCTACCTGTATGGACGCGATCGGATCTCCCCGGGGCTGCACCTCTTCTCGGGGGTGATGGTGGCGCTGAGCGGAGCGGCGAGCGCCTTCTTCGTCACGCTCGTCAACACCTTCATGAACGATCCGGTGGGCTTCACGCTCACGGCCACGGGGCCGGTGGACGTGGACCCGGTGGCGGCGATGTTCAGCCCGGGCTGGGTGCACCAGACGACCCACACGCTCGTCGCGTGCTACCAGGCGAGTGCCTTCGCCATGGTGGGCATCCACGCGCTCGTGTTGCTGCGCCATCCGGGCCTGACCTTCCACCGCAAGGCGCTGTCGGTGGCGCTGCCGCTGGCGTGCCTGTCCGCCCTGGTGCAGCCGCTCGTGGGCCACCAGTCCGCCGAGCACGTGGCCCGGGCGCAGCCGGTGAAGCTCGCGGCGGCGGAGGCGCTCTTCGAGACGCAGCGGGGCGCGCCCCTGAGCGTGGGCGGCCTGCCGGACATGGAGACGGGCACTTTGCGCTACGCGCTCGAGCTGCCTCGGGGCCTGTCCCTGCTGGCGTTCAGCGATCCCAACGCCGAGGTGAAGGGGCTGGAGGAGTTCCCCCGGGACGAGTGGCCTCCGGTGACCAAGGTGCACCTGGCCTTCCAGGTGATGGTGGGGGCGGGGGGCGCCATGGCGTTGCTGGCGCTGGTGACGCTCGCGCTGCGCTGGCGCCAGGGGGCGTGGCCCGAGGGGCGGCGGATGCTGGGGGCGTGGCTGGTGTGCGGGCCGCTCGGGGCGGTGGCGATGGAGGCGGGGTGGCTCGTCACCGAGTGGGGCCGCCAGCCGTGGATCCTCCGGGGGGTGATGCGCACGGCGGACGCGGTGACTCCGGTGGGCGCGCTGGCGGTGCCCTTCTGGACGTTCACGCTCGTCTACCTCTTCCTGGGCGTCATGGTGGTGTTCCTGCTGGTGCGGCAGGTGGCGGGCACGGTGCCGCACGGGCGGGAGCCGCACGAGGTGGCCCATGCCCACTGA
- a CDS encoding type VI immunity family protein, with protein MSERYPVVQVRGIDGQLTVRDGLILCFFMRRRYPEIAQTVWLALQTYLRAIPSGSLGWYVDQQGDMQSLDEQGWMHIREKILNRPLAHACLVELLQYESGVGGYNFEYAGYQLDSQVLNDEKAACAISFSLPTEYLLEHGPDKVRALALELSRDLPFSFGYASLAFVAPCGQWYSVRRELLPLLERYRGFDLYSLGKTSRVIGTGARGAYWLTFLGQPLLSQLGGLEVLRRELPFPEVSFESLEGERLLLTLGEWPSPMDIREHISRPHFRALAHLLEPYFPEEKIGLTSLLENRNMARWLRRFCL; from the coding sequence TTGAGCGAGCGCTACCCTGTGGTGCAAGTGCGTGGAATAGATGGGCAACTCACTGTCCGAGATGGTCTCATCCTGTGCTTCTTCATGCGGCGCAGGTACCCGGAGATTGCTCAAACGGTCTGGCTTGCTCTGCAAACCTATCTGCGTGCCATCCCTTCTGGTTCTCTGGGGTGGTATGTGGATCAACAGGGAGACATGCAGTCGCTGGATGAGCAGGGTTGGATGCATATTCGCGAAAAAATCCTGAATCGCCCCCTGGCTCATGCCTGTCTCGTCGAGTTGTTGCAGTACGAGTCTGGAGTGGGGGGCTACAACTTCGAGTATGCCGGCTACCAGCTTGACTCTCAGGTCCTCAATGACGAGAAAGCGGCCTGCGCCATCTCCTTCTCACTGCCCACGGAGTATCTCCTGGAGCACGGTCCGGACAAGGTCCGTGCCCTGGCTCTCGAACTGTCTCGCGATCTGCCCTTCAGCTTCGGCTACGCCAGCCTGGCCTTTGTTGCCCCCTGCGGGCAGTGGTATTCGGTTCGCAGGGAGTTGTTGCCCCTCCTCGAGCGTTACCGGGGGTTCGACCTTTACAGCCTCGGCAAGACCAGCCGAGTTATTGGCACCGGTGCCCGCGGTGCCTATTGGCTCACCTTCCTGGGTCAACCCCTGCTGAGCCAACTCGGCGGCCTGGAAGTGCTGCGTCGCGAACTGCCTTTCCCCGAGGTCTCCTTCGAGTCCCTGGAAGGAGAGCGTCTACTGCTCACCCTGGGAGAGTGGCCCAGCCCCATGGATATCCGCGAGCACATCAGCCGGCCCCACTTCAGGGCCCTCGCCCACCTCCTGGAGCCCTACTTCCCCGAGGAGAAGATTGGCCTCACCTCGCTGTTGGAAAACCGCAACATGGCCCGTTGGCTCCGCCGCTTCTGCTTGTGA
- a CDS encoding ThuA domain-containing protein has product MKNNRVSHPLVMLVVCLLALLPREGRAEGREVSSLAPSFKVLAFYNGTWDAAHIDFVKEANLWFPRLAAQHGFSYTATNNWDQLNASTLAQYQVVMFLDDLPQTAAQRSAFQQYVQAGGGWMGFHVCAFTTSPADWSWYHQQFLGSGSFKSNTWGPTTAVLKVENRTHASTVNLPATFTSAVSEWYSWSNNLRANPDIQVLASVDPVSFPLGTDPNQSWYSGDYPILWTNKKYKMLYANFGHNAMNYSNNTPLSSTFASEIQNRFILDGLKWLGGSGGTPPPPPGPISPTAWYSVVGLGAGKCVDARSAASADGTVIQQYTCNGTQAQHFQFQPTSGNWVRINSRLNSAQTLDVTNVSTADGAPIQLWVYSNGNNQQWQPVAEAGGSYHFVNRHSGKCLTATGSADSTQLVQYTCNGSPSQSFSLTQQP; this is encoded by the coding sequence ATGAAGAACAATCGGGTCTCGCACCCGCTCGTGATGCTCGTCGTGTGCCTCCTCGCGTTGCTCCCGCGGGAGGGGCGGGCCGAGGGGCGCGAGGTTTCCAGCCTCGCCCCGAGCTTCAAGGTGCTGGCCTTCTACAATGGCACCTGGGACGCGGCCCACATCGACTTCGTCAAGGAAGCCAACCTCTGGTTCCCGCGGCTCGCCGCGCAGCACGGCTTTTCCTATACGGCCACCAACAACTGGGATCAGCTCAACGCCAGCACCCTCGCCCAGTACCAGGTCGTCATGTTCCTGGACGACCTGCCTCAGACGGCGGCCCAGCGCTCCGCGTTCCAGCAGTACGTGCAAGCGGGGGGCGGCTGGATGGGATTCCACGTCTGTGCGTTCACCACCTCGCCGGCGGACTGGAGCTGGTACCACCAGCAGTTCCTCGGCTCGGGGTCGTTCAAGTCGAACACCTGGGGCCCCACCACCGCGGTGCTGAAGGTGGAGAACCGGACGCACGCGTCGACCGTGAACCTCCCGGCGACCTTCACCTCGGCGGTGAGCGAGTGGTACAGCTGGAGCAACAACCTGCGCGCCAACCCGGACATCCAGGTGCTCGCCTCGGTCGACCCCGTGAGCTTTCCGCTGGGCACCGATCCGAACCAGTCCTGGTACAGCGGCGACTACCCCATCCTGTGGACGAACAAGAAGTACAAGATGCTGTACGCGAACTTCGGCCACAACGCGATGAACTACTCGAACAACACGCCGCTGTCGTCGACGTTCGCCAGTGAGATCCAGAACCGGTTCATCCTCGACGGGCTGAAGTGGCTCGGGGGGAGCGGAGGCACGCCGCCCCCTCCTCCGGGTCCGATCTCTCCGACCGCCTGGTATTCGGTGGTGGGCCTGGGCGCCGGCAAGTGCGTGGACGCGAGGTCCGCCGCCTCGGCGGATGGCACCGTCATCCAGCAATACACCTGCAATGGCACCCAGGCGCAGCACTTCCAATTCCAACCGACCAGTGGCAACTGGGTGCGGATCAACAGCCGCCTCAACAGCGCCCAGACGCTCGACGTGACGAACGTGTCCACGGCCGATGGCGCGCCCATCCAGCTATGGGTTTACAGCAATGGCAACAACCAGCAGTGGCAGCCCGTGGCGGAGGCCGGTGGTTCCTACCACTTCGTCAACCGCCACAGCGGCAAGTGCCTCACCGCCACGGGCTCCGCCGACAGCACCCAGTTGGTGCAATACACCTGCAACGGCAGCCCCTCGCAGTCGTTCTCCCTGACCCAGCAGCCGTAA
- a CDS encoding DUF885 domain-containing protein, whose product MASRRIAGLVLFLLASTALARPQAGKPEWVARSDAHAQVLLELLARFDPEDASALGMAGRDEQVMDLGPGVAGRKRAAMAQAKATLEQRLEAEKDPNVRQDLRILVDAVEEGIQDSTLQERYLLHWVDAPQVMFLGLRELLQEDVPPERRAHALPRLRRYVGLEPGSTPLTHLARARFEEGLTQPGRLWPVKPALEQAMREAPTYVRGIRELFTEYKLEGAEPALAALEKQVEEDTRWRREVVLPRAREDVRLPPELYAFKLRQMGIDLPPEQLVRRAQVAFVELRAQLAALAPLVAKARRLPATDTLGVLRALKKEQLGREKLQGHYREVLGELEKSITKHRVVELPSRPVVMRMASEAESAAHPAPYMQLPDFVGGSGKPGQFVLSLGSPKAGGQNGPSDDFSFGAAAWSLSAHEGRPGHELQFAAMMERGVSLARSLFAFNSVNVEGWALYAEAEMLPYEPLDGQFIALQFRLLRAARAMLDPMLNLGQISPEEALRILTEQVGLSVPMARQELDRYTSRSPGQAGSYFYGYTRLLELRAETELALGTKFDRMAFNTFLVHQGLLPPELLARAVREEFVPAVLAVRAPGK is encoded by the coding sequence ATGGCTTCACGGAGAATCGCGGGACTGGTGCTCTTCCTCCTGGCCTCCACGGCCCTGGCACGGCCCCAGGCGGGCAAGCCCGAGTGGGTGGCACGCAGTGACGCCCATGCCCAGGTGCTGTTGGAGCTCCTGGCGCGCTTCGACCCCGAGGACGCCTCGGCGCTCGGCATGGCCGGGCGGGACGAGCAGGTGATGGACCTGGGCCCCGGGGTGGCCGGGCGCAAGCGCGCCGCCATGGCCCAGGCGAAGGCCACCCTGGAGCAGCGGCTCGAGGCGGAGAAGGATCCGAACGTCCGCCAGGATCTGCGCATCCTCGTGGATGCCGTGGAGGAGGGAATCCAGGACTCCACGCTCCAGGAGCGCTACCTGTTGCACTGGGTGGACGCGCCCCAGGTGATGTTCCTCGGCCTGCGCGAGCTGCTCCAGGAGGACGTGCCCCCCGAGCGCCGTGCCCACGCCCTGCCCCGCTTGCGGCGCTACGTGGGGCTGGAACCGGGCAGCACCCCGTTGACGCACCTGGCCCGGGCACGCTTCGAGGAGGGGCTCACCCAGCCCGGCCGGCTCTGGCCGGTGAAGCCGGCGCTGGAGCAGGCGATGCGCGAGGCCCCCACCTACGTGCGGGGCATCCGGGAGCTGTTCACGGAGTACAAGCTCGAGGGCGCCGAGCCCGCCCTGGCGGCGCTCGAGAAGCAGGTGGAGGAGGACACGCGCTGGCGGCGCGAGGTGGTGCTGCCCCGGGCGCGCGAGGACGTCCGCCTGCCACCCGAGCTGTATGCCTTCAAGCTGAGGCAGATGGGCATCGACCTGCCGCCCGAGCAACTGGTGCGCCGCGCGCAGGTGGCGTTCGTGGAGCTGCGCGCGCAGCTGGCGGCCCTGGCGCCGCTCGTGGCGAAGGCCCGGCGGTTGCCGGCCACGGACACGCTCGGTGTGCTGCGCGCGTTGAAGAAGGAGCAGTTGGGCCGGGAGAAGCTCCAGGGGCACTACCGCGAGGTGCTGGGCGAGCTGGAGAAGTCGATCACGAAGCACCGGGTGGTGGAGTTGCCCTCGCGTCCGGTGGTGATGCGCATGGCCTCGGAGGCCGAGAGCGCCGCGCACCCCGCCCCCTACATGCAGTTGCCCGACTTCGTGGGAGGGAGCGGGAAGCCGGGCCAGTTCGTGCTGTCGCTGGGCAGTCCGAAGGCAGGCGGCCAGAACGGGCCCTCGGATGACTTCTCCTTCGGGGCGGCGGCCTGGAGCCTCTCCGCCCACGAGGGCCGCCCGGGGCATGAGCTCCAGTTCGCCGCCATGATGGAGCGGGGCGTGTCGCTCGCGCGAAGCCTGTTCGCCTTCAACTCCGTCAACGTCGAGGGCTGGGCGCTCTACGCCGAGGCGGAGATGCTCCCGTACGAGCCCCTCGACGGCCAGTTCATCGCCCTGCAGTTCCGCCTGCTGCGCGCGGCCCGCGCCATGCTGGACCCCATGCTCAACCTGGGACAGATTTCACCCGAGGAGGCCCTGCGCATCCTCACCGAGCAGGTGGGACTGTCCGTACCCATGGCCCGGCAGGAGCTTGACCGCTACACGTCCCGCTCTCCGGGACAGGCGGGCAGCTACTTCTACGGGTACACGCGGCTGCTGGAGCTGCGCGCCGAGACGGAGCTCGCGCTCGGGACGAAGTTCGACCGCATGGCGTTCAACACCTTCCTCGTCCACCAAGGGCTGCTGCCGCCAGAGTTGCTGGCCCGGGCCGTGCGCGAGGAGTTCGTGCCCGCGGTCCTGGCGGTGCGCGCCCCTGGGAAATGA